In Streptomyces sp. P9-A4, the genomic window CGCGATCGGACGGAGCGCAGTCCGCCACGACGGAGACGAGGGCACGTGAGGCTTGGGCAGGAAAGTGCGGGACCGCTGCACACAGCTCGGGCAGCGCAGCCGCCGCCTCGGCGCCCCACCCGGCCAACAGACTGGTCAGCTGCCATGGTTCGTTGCCGCTGAGCGCCGCGGGCTGGGAGAGGCGGGAGCGAACAGCATCGAGGAGTTGCCTGTCGAACGGGAAGGCCGCGCTCTCCACGTCCCACAAGCCGGTCGCCGCGTCGAGGGCACGCGGGCGGCGCCCAAGGCCGGCGGCGAGGAGCGGGGCAGCCTGCTCGGGTGCGACGAGCACGAGTGCGGCCAGAGCACGGTCGGCGTGATCGTCCTCCCGGTCCAGGTTCCGTCCGGCGAGAGGGGCGAGCACGGCCACAGCAGGTTCGGCAGCGTGGGCCAGCCGCTCCAAGAGAGACGCCATGTCCACCACTGCCTTGTCGTCGAAGGCCGCCGCACGCAGGCTCTCCACCAACTGCTGCGGGGCACTGCGCGAGAGCATGCAGGCGCGGTCGGCCGCCCAGGCGCCTTCGGCCCGGACCTCGGCCCGGCTATCGCGCAGGGCCGCGTCGACCAGGGCGAACGCTGCCTCCCGCTCCAGTCCGCGATCCCGGCCCAGGAGGGTTTCGACGACGGCGGCCAGTGGCTCGCCGCGTTCGAGGTCGAAGTCGGAACGCAAGGAGTCGGCGGGCAGGAGCGACAGCATCGTCGTGTGCAGGGAATCAGTCCACGAAGCGTCCGCATCGAGACAGGCGAAGAGGGCGGCCAGCCGCACCACGGCAGGCTGGGACGGGTCCAGGACGGAAGCCGCCTCAACCACTCCGCGCTGCGGGTCGAGCCGAGCGATCCCGGCCAGGACCTCGGCCCGCACGGTGGACTCTGTCTCCTCCGCCCAGCGGATCCCCAGCGCGGGCAGGACGGTTCTGCCTGCGCGGGTGTGCGAAACCGCCCAGGCGGCGGTCCGCCGGACGTCCGGCTCGGCGTCGGCCAGCAACGGCAGAAGCAGCTCCAACTGCGCGGCCACGGCCGCCCGAACACCACCCGGTGCCACGCCGTACTCGTCCTCGCTCTCGGCCATGCCACCGAGCAACCCGAGGACGTCAGCCGTACGGTGGCCGGCCGCCGCGATCCTGGCGAGGAACGGCACCGCTTCCGCGCTGGCCGCGTAGACCGTCCCCTGATGCAGCACGCTCCCATACAGCTCCGACAACGCTTCGGACGCCGCAGCGGCGTCCGTACCTGTCAGAGCCCGAAGCAAGTCAGGAACGTCCTCCGCGCTGCCGTACGCGTGGGAGGAGGAGGCCCAGGGCAAAGCGTCCAGGTCGTCGAGCGGGTGTGCGAGATCCATGCGGGGCATGGTGCCAGCCGCCTCTGACAGAGCCTCCCCGCAGCCAGCTGCAAGGCTCATCAGGCACCCTTCCAGCTGGTTGAAGTGATCGGCCGCGTCACACGACGGCACATCGCACAGAACAGCCTTCAAGGCGCGGCTCCGTCGGCAACGCGCGATAAGCATCGTGTCGAGAAGTCACCTTGCCCGAGCACCTCTCGCCGAAGAGGCTGCGGCACGGGTAAGACCGATGCTCGAAGGCAGCCGCGGACCGGGCAGTGCCTGGGGGCCTTCGATGCGTTGCTGGAGTTCGGCGATCTGCCCGGTGATGCAGCGGGCGTAGGTGGAGAGCAGGACGGGGACGCTGTTGCCGGCCCATTCGGCGACCTGGGCGGGCGGGATGCCGTTGTTGAGCCAGGTCGTCAGGCAGGTGTGCCGGAGGTCGTATACGCGCTTCCCGACAGGCGACTTGAACTCGTGCTCGGGCAGGACGGCCTTGCGGGCCTTGGCCCAGATCCGTCGGTAGACGGAGCCGGCCAGGAGACCGCCCTTCTCTCCGGGGAAGAGCAGGCCACCGGGCTTGAGTTGCTCGCGTGCGATCAGGTCCCGGAGGCTCGCGACCAAGTCGGGGTGGACGGGGACAGCGCGGGTGTCTCCGGATGCGCGGCCCTTGAGGTTACGGGTCTCGTGGACCTCGCCGTCGTCGGTCCAGTGGCTGCCAACCTCGGGCTCTGCCGTGTGGACACGGAGCTCGCCCCAGCCGGTCGCGGGCAGGACGGCGTCCTCGACTCGCAGGGCGACCGCTTCCTCAGGGCGCAGACCGGTGTAGTACAGGGTCGCGAAGAACACGGTGAGCCGATGGCCGGTGCGAGGCCGAGCGGCGATCCAGACGAGCAGGCCGGCCACCTGGTGGGGGTTGAGGAGGGATCGCTTGTCGACGGCGCCGGAGGTCTTCGGGGCGGCGTTCTCCTCCTTCCCCTTGGGCATGGGGTTGGCCCGAAGGACGTTCTGGCGGACGGCGTGGCGCAGGACCACGTTGAGGATGCGGCGGTAGCGCTTGGCAGAGCTGGCGGCGGCCGGCGTGCCGTTGAGGACAGTGTCGAGGGCATGGAGGACGGCGTCGACGTGCTTGGTGTCCTCCCAAGCGCTCATCGGGAGCGAGTTGCGCCGGATCCAGGCCAGGATCGCCCGGTACTCGGACGGGGCTTCCTCCCGGCGGTTCTTGTTGAAGGCGTACTCGCGCAGCGCCTTGCGGACGTCCACGCCCTCGTACTGGACGGGCTCGGCCCGGAGGAGTGCGAGCGTGGCCTTGGTCAGGGCTTTGGCGGTGCTGATGCGGTTGTTCGCCGAGATGCGGGACCACTTCATGTCGACGTACTGGATGGCGAAGTCGTACCAGGTGATCTCGGTGGACGGCGCGGCGTGGGAGACAGGTCGGCCGGTGTCCTGGTCGAAGGGCTCGCCATTGTTGGCGGCGACGAGCAGGGTGGCGCGGAAGGACTCGGCGAGCGCGCTCTTCTTGAACGTCTCGCCGTGCCGCCGGCCATCGACCGACCAGCGGACGGTGTAGGTGGAGCCGCGCTTCCCCTCGTAGACCTCCGTCTTGTAGAAGCGGACCTTGTAGGACCGAACAGTCACGCAGCGGCCTCACAGTCGCTGAGCCAGTTCTCCAGGTCGCTGCCCCGAAGTGACACCGCCCTCCCTGTGGTACCTCCTGCTCGGCCTCGCACTGGCCGCCGTGGTGACCGTTCTCGGCATCACAGTCACCTCCTCCGCGACCGAGCTCCGACCCGACCTGGTGCGCTTGCACCGCGTCGGCCTGTCCCCGGGTACGCTGCGCCGGATCGTCGTCTGTCAGTCGGTCACTATCGCCACCCTCGCGGCAGTGCTCGGCACCGCCGCCGGGTGGGGTCTGAGCGCCGCACGGAACTGGCCCGGGGACATCCCGGTCGTCATGGACTGGGCAGCCATCTCCGCCGTCGTCGCCCTGACCGTCATCCTCGGCGCAGCCTACGGGGCACTCGCCGCACCACGCCGCCTCGGCAATACCCTCAACCGCACTGAAGCCTGATTCGCGCCCGGCCCCGCTTGGGAGCCGTCTGGGAGTCGACCTGCTCCCCAAGCCCCCGCGAGACCACCCGAGCCCACCGCACACCAACGCTGTGACCAGGCGAAACGGCAAACAGGCCGGTGAAGATCCGGGCCGAACCTCATTCGGGACGAAGAGGTCGTGGGTTCAAATCCCGCCACCCCGACAGCCGCAAAACCCTCAGGGGCCTGATCCGCGAGAGCAGGTCAGGCCCCTGAGGCGTTTCCGGGGGAACCTGGGAGCCGTTTGGGAACCGACACCGCGCACAATCCCCAGCGCTACCGTCCTGAGGATCCGCCGGTCGGCAGCTGAGACGCCACTCCTCAAAGAACGGAGGTGGCCGGATGCCGCCCCTCCCTCCGCCCCCGGCTGTCACCAGCGAACGTCCTCGTGCCAAAGTCGCTGAACGGGCCGGACAAGCAAACAGGCGAACGCGAGGGGCAGCACATGCGCGACGGGGGAGCACAGTGGACACTCACCGTACCCACAGGCGGCGACACGCTCCGGCAGGAGCGCCTCACTCGGGATCTGCACGACAGCCTGGAGAGGGCAGAGGGTCTCGTCGTCGGCTTCCATGACGCCGAAAGGCCCACCGGACCGGGCCACAAAGGTACAGGCGTGGGCGAGGTGGCTCTCTGGGCCGCTACCACTGCAGCTGTCGTTCGCCCGGCGTCGCAGGTGCTGATCACCCTGATCAAGGAGTGGTGCGCCAAGGAACGACACCGCAAGGTCGTGGTCACCATCGCGGGCGACTCCGTTGAGATCACCGGACGCCCTGACGCCGCTCAAGAACGCATGGTCCGCGAATTCCAGGACCGGGTCTCCGGCGACAACGGCCCCGGCCCGGATGACAGCGCGGCGTGACCCGCCTCCACAAGCGCCGGGCTCTTCTGATCGGCAACGAGCACTACGACGACGGCCGCTTCTCGCCACTCGCCTCCGTCCGAGCGGACGTATGGGGGCTCGCCCAGGTCCTGAAGCACCGCAGCATCGGCAACTTCGTCTCTGTCCAGACAGAATCCGATCTCACAGCAGACGACATGCGGGCGGTCATCGGCGAGTTCCTTCAGGATCGCGACGAGGACGAACTCGCGCTCGTATACGTCTCCGGGCACGGTGTACGCACGGTGCGTGACGGCGGTGAGTTCCACTTCGTCGCCAAGGACACCGACTATGACAGAGTGGCCACGACCGGTGTCAGCGCCGGCTTCCTCAATGATTCGCTGGAAGAATGCGTCGCACCGCAGAAGATCGTGATGATCGACTGTTGCCGCAGCGGCGGGTTCGCCATGGGGCTGCGTACGTCGGACCGACGGTCTGACAGCTCCGTGGCGAAATCCGGCGAGCAGCCTCCACTGACCAGCAGGGGCGTGTACGTCCTGTCGTCCTCACGGGCCGGAGAAGACTCGTTCGCTGACGCGGTCGGCGGCGATCACGTGAGGCCGTCGGCGTTCACCGGTGAGGTCATCGAAGCCCTGCGCACGGGGAAGGTCAGCAAGGACGGCGGCAGTGAAGTACAGATCAGCGACCTTTTCCACTATGTGAACCGACGCATGCGTGCCCAGGACGGTGGCCGCCAGGTGCCGGTGCACTCCGCGCTCGGCGTCGATGATCGAATCGTCATCGCGGACAGTCCATTCGGCCGGGCCCCGATCCTCGATCCCCCCAGTCCGCGACCCCGTGCCAGCGCCGAGGAACCGCCACAGCCGCACGCCGCGAAGTCCGCCCATACGCAGCCCTCCTGGGCCGGCCTGCTGGACTACTACCGCGAGTGCGTGCTGGCCGAAAGCGCCGAGACGCCTCTGATGGAGGTGGGCCACCAGAACACGTCGTACGTATGCCTGGACGGCGCTGAGAGGTTCATCTCCGGCGACGTGGACGACGACGGATGCACCCCACTCCCCGAAGAAGCAGCCTCACTGGTGCATTCGGCGACCGAGGAGGACGCGGAGCTTTGGGCGGGCTACCCCGCCGTGGTCCTCACCGGGCCGCGCTCCGGGCACCCCTGGCGGCACCCGAAGTTCGCGCCGCTTCTGGTACGCCGTGTCGAGATCGTCCGGGGTGAGGGCGACGGCGAAGGCAAGGGCGAGGTAAGGCTCAAGCCGTACGGCCCGGTCCAGCCGCATCCTCAGCTGGCTCTCGACTGGCTCGGCGAGGAGGAGGCCACCCAGCTCATCGACACGTTCCAGCCGTCTTGGCATCGAGGGCAGCACGACCGTATGGCGTTGGAGGTGCGCAACCTCCTTACACAGGAGTTCGAACTGCCGTGCGTGCAGGAACTCCAGCCCGACCGTCTCGCCGACCGCATCGACGTCCGCACACCCGGCCACGGTGCCCGCAACACCGCGGTCCTCTTTGCGGCGCGCCCCCAGACAGGCTTCACCAAGCGCCTGCTCAACGACTTCGCGGACATCGCCAAGCGGACCGACCAGATCGAGAAGACCGCCCTCGGGGCCCTCGCGCCCGAAACCTCGCAGCGTGAACGAGCCCTCGGCCACACGGAACCCGAACCGGCACGCCTCGTGACCCCACTGCCCTGCAACGAGGCGCAGACCGCGGTGCTCCGGGCCGCCATGACCCGCCGGCTCACAGTGGCCACCGGGCCCCCCGGCACCGGCAAGAGTCAGTTGGTCGCCAATCTCGTCGCCACCGCGATCTCTGCCGGTCAGACCGTACTGGTCGCGTCCACCAACAACGAAGCCGTGGACGAGGTCTGGCGCCGCTGCGACACACTGGTGCCCGGCAGCATCGTACGGACAGGTTCAGCACGGAAGAACGCCAAG contains:
- a CDS encoding tyrosine-type recombinase/integrase, with the protein product MTVRSYKVRFYKTEVYEGKRGSTYTVRWSVDGRRHGETFKKSALAESFRATLLVAANNGEPFDQDTGRPVSHAAPSTEITWYDFAIQYVDMKWSRISANNRISTAKALTKATLALLRAEPVQYEGVDVRKALREYAFNKNRREEAPSEYRAILAWIRRNSLPMSAWEDTKHVDAVLHALDTVLNGTPAAASSAKRYRRILNVVLRHAVRQNVLRANPMPKGKEENAAPKTSGAVDKRSLLNPHQVAGLLVWIAARPRTGHRLTVFFATLYYTGLRPEEAVALRVEDAVLPATGWGELRVHTAEPEVGSHWTDDGEVHETRNLKGRASGDTRAVPVHPDLVASLRDLIAREQLKPGGLLFPGEKGGLLAGSVYRRIWAKARKAVLPEHEFKSPVGKRVYDLRHTCLTTWLNNGIPPAQVAEWAGNSVPVLLSTYARCITGQIAELQQRIEGPQALPGPRLPSSIGLTRAAASSARGARAR
- a CDS encoding FtsX-like permease family protein, whose protein sequence is MTPPSLWYLLLGLALAAVVTVLGITVTSSATELRPDLVRLHRVGLSPGTLRRIVVCQSVTIATLAAVLGTAAGWGLSAARNWPGDIPVVMDWAAISAVVALTVILGAAYGALAAPRRLGNTLNRTEA
- a CDS encoding caspase, EACC1-associated type, with translation MTRLHKRRALLIGNEHYDDGRFSPLASVRADVWGLAQVLKHRSIGNFVSVQTESDLTADDMRAVIGEFLQDRDEDELALVYVSGHGVRTVRDGGEFHFVAKDTDYDRVATTGVSAGFLNDSLEECVAPQKIVMIDCCRSGGFAMGLRTSDRRSDSSVAKSGEQPPLTSRGVYVLSSSRAGEDSFADAVGGDHVRPSAFTGEVIEALRTGKVSKDGGSEVQISDLFHYVNRRMRAQDGGRQVPVHSALGVDDRIVIADSPFGRAPILDPPSPRPRASAEEPPQPHAAKSAHTQPSWAGLLDYYRECVLAESAETPLMEVGHQNTSYVCLDGAERFISGDVDDDGCTPLPEEAASLVHSATEEDAELWAGYPAVVLTGPRSGHPWRHPKFAPLLVRRVEIVRGEGDGEGKGEVRLKPYGPVQPHPQLALDWLGEEEATQLIDTFQPSWHRGQHDRMALEVRNLLTQEFELPCVQELQPDRLADRIDVRTPGHGARNTAVLFAARPQTGFTKRLLNDFADIAKRTDQIEKTALGALAPETSQRERALGHTEPEPARLVTPLPCNEAQTAVLRAAMTRRLTVATGPPGTGKSQLVANLVATAISAGQTVLVASTNNEAVDEVWRRCDTLVPGSIVRTGSARKNAKSNAEHEAAALHALRTGPEPSSTVATASMEATLAADHLAEVRRNLAHIATTELRLRRAGESREHHAEQLGIAVAELQGLLGRLPRPRELEDKSRRLSRARFLGSWRRARFLRRAGLDGYDGDSAAGCLAIAGFAAAETEWRDGHEHAASVDDTALARALGDAENRVQNASRALLATTVQSAAWAGRRRILDLLSAQDGSRSDWPQMRRVLGRSDGSPDTPAVAGWAVTSLSARRFPLGPALFDLVIIDEASQCAIPHVLPLLFRARRALVIGDPMQLTHITKTSPHRDSLIRRGNGLRPEWLEKHRLAYRRHSAFHAAERSAGGTLLLDEHFRCHPHIAAISNDLFYDGGLTVLTDTRGRPALPRPAVIWTDVPGRATRPRFGGSWVNEDEIRKALDSVNYLLEQLPPEATVGVVTPFAPQAEALRRRLRPYDEERLRIGTVHTFQGGERDVMVFTLVAGDGMHPGAVEWVGGQLNLWNVAVTRARSHLIVVGDKERWRKRGGVAAALLESAERDGVPPRDSSEDVLLKRLYQVLSREAGAAVTLGETVHGHPVDALVGGIGGTAPRAVLLDRGVEEGTDAARHIRLVLRRRSLLDGGDGEVEAARWPAWRLYETEEQRG